A genome region from Deinococcus depolymerans includes the following:
- a CDS encoding alpha-amylase family glycosyl hydrolase translates to MSVFPLLSTQHDHTPAYTETLGAPMGSSVRVRVRTTLSVTEVHLKFVRVGEIESVPAREVTPLGDAPGRWFEADLPVHEGRVRYAWQLNFTNDHLHLTGLGLNRSRRGFRSWFTYLTGHAAPEWAWQSVFYQIFPDRFRNGDPGNDVQTGEYVYGDRVVEQVEWNTPIDSWGDIHGHYGGDLNGITQALPYLTDLGVSGLWLTPIFVSPSNHRYDITDYRHVDPHLGGDGAWDELVQAADRAGVKIVLDGVFNHVGNENALFRAAQETEDAPERGMFTWRDEPGKLPYHAFFDVPTLPKIDYRNEFAVQEFFSGEESVVRHWLRRGAAGWRLDVAHMIGTGGTDEDNLPLHRTLKRAAREERPDAYVFGERFYDPEHALDGQGEDGSMNYHGFGLPVMQWLARANMAFEPSALGGEELVEILWDAYHALPAQVALSMFNVLESHDIPRALYRLGNDRTRFLAGVTLLMGYAGVPCTYYGSEVGVTQSRDGAMPWCRESMPWDESRWDTALRARMKDLIAVRRRTLALQRGNLRFLHAEEDAVAFLREYTHADGRAERAAVIVSRRAEAHAVTLSLPDGEWRDAVTGEALRGGHVTLDASGGRLLLG, encoded by the coding sequence ATGTCCGTCTTTCCGCTTCTGTCCACCCAGCACGACCACACGCCCGCCTACACCGAGACGCTCGGCGCGCCGATGGGCAGTTCCGTGCGGGTGCGTGTCCGCACGACCCTGAGCGTCACGGAGGTTCACCTGAAGTTCGTGCGGGTCGGTGAGATCGAGTCCGTCCCGGCGCGCGAGGTCACGCCGCTGGGCGACGCGCCGGGACGCTGGTTCGAGGCGGACCTGCCGGTCCATGAGGGCCGCGTGCGGTACGCGTGGCAGCTGAACTTCACGAACGATCACCTGCACCTGACCGGACTGGGCCTGAACCGTTCGCGGCGCGGGTTCCGGTCGTGGTTCACGTACCTGACCGGGCACGCCGCGCCCGAGTGGGCTTGGCAGAGCGTGTTCTACCAGATCTTCCCGGACCGCTTCCGCAACGGGGATCCCGGCAATGACGTCCAGACCGGCGAGTACGTATACGGGGACCGCGTGGTCGAGCAGGTCGAGTGGAACACGCCCATCGACAGCTGGGGCGACATTCACGGGCATTACGGCGGGGACCTGAACGGCATCACGCAGGCCCTGCCGTACCTGACGGACCTGGGGGTGAGCGGGCTGTGGCTCACGCCGATCTTCGTGTCGCCCAGCAACCACCGCTACGACATCACCGATTACCGGCACGTGGACCCGCACCTGGGCGGCGACGGGGCCTGGGACGAACTGGTGCAGGCGGCCGACCGGGCCGGCGTGAAGATCGTGCTGGACGGCGTGTTCAACCACGTTGGGAACGAGAACGCCCTGTTCCGCGCGGCGCAGGAGACCGAGGACGCCCCGGAACGCGGCATGTTCACCTGGCGGGACGAACCCGGCAAACTGCCGTACCACGCCTTCTTCGACGTGCCCACCCTGCCGAAGATCGACTACCGCAACGAGTTCGCCGTGCAGGAGTTCTTCAGCGGCGAGGAGAGCGTCGTTCGGCACTGGCTGCGGCGCGGCGCGGCCGGCTGGCGGCTGGACGTGGCGCACATGATCGGCACGGGCGGCACCGACGAGGACAACCTGCCGCTACACCGCACCCTGAAACGCGCGGCGCGCGAGGAACGCCCGGACGCGTACGTGTTCGGGGAGCGCTTCTACGACCCGGAGCACGCGCTGGACGGTCAGGGCGAGGACGGCAGCATGAACTACCACGGGTTCGGCCTGCCGGTCATGCAGTGGCTGGCCCGCGCGAACATGGCCTTCGAGCCGAGCGCGCTGGGCGGCGAGGAACTCGTGGAGATCCTGTGGGACGCGTACCATGCGCTGCCCGCCCAGGTGGCGCTGAGCATGTTCAACGTGCTCGAATCGCATGACATTCCGCGGGCGCTGTACCGCCTGGGGAACGACCGCACACGGTTCCTGGCGGGCGTGACGCTGCTGATGGGGTACGCGGGCGTGCCCTGCACGTACTACGGCAGTGAGGTCGGCGTGACGCAGTCCCGTGACGGCGCGATGCCCTGGTGCCGCGAATCCATGCCCTGGGACGAGTCCCGGTGGGACACGGCCCTGCGCGCCCGCATGAAGGACCTGATCGCGGTGCGTCGCCGGACCCTGGCGTTGCAGCGGGGTAACCTGCGCTTCCTGCACGCCGAGGAGGACGCCGTGGCGTTCCTGCGTGAGTACACGCACGCCGACGGCCGCGCCGAGCGGGCCGCGGTGATCGTCAGTCGCCGGGCCGAGGCGCACGCGGTCACGCTGTCCCTGCCGGACGGCGAGTGGCGCGACGCCGTGACCGGCGAGGCGCTGCGCGGCGGGCACGTCACGCTGGATGCCAGCGGGGGCCGCCTGCTGCTCGGCTGA